The nucleotide sequence GTGATGGCTTCATTGATAAGGAGGATCTTCACGACATGCTCGCTTCTCTTGGTAACCGTTTAGAAAATCAGTGTATGCAGTACGTTAGACAATATCATCATCAAACCAGAGATTTAAATACTGTCTTCCTGTTTTTCAGGAAAGAACCCGTCAGATGAGTACCTGGAGGGCATGATGAGTGAGGCTCCAGGTCCGATCAACTTCACCATGTTCCTCACCATGTTTGGAGAGCGACTCAATGGCACGGATCCCGAGGACGTCATAAGGAACGCCTTCACCTGCTTTGACGAGGATGGCTCAGGTATCTTTCGGTTTTTATAAAATGCACTGATACGGCCATGGTGTAACGACATCATCCACTATGATTTACAAATGGTATACTTATATTCAACTAATCATTTCATAATTCTCACCATGGAGAAAGTAAACGTGGATGATTGTATACCCATCAAGATCCCATCATTCTCTACCCCATACAGTACGTCCACCAGTTGTTTCAAAGTTTCATTTAGAAAATGTCTAACTGAAAAACTGACCAAGACTGGTCCAACTCCAATGGGCTTCCACTTGAACATGAAGTGTATTGTAGAAATCCATCATTTTGGAGTAAATCTATTAttctatttaaaattcaaatattttctacCTAGTTGATTCGGAGGTTAATCTATAGTTCCATCCCAAATCCCCACCTGAGGTTGTCACCCAGTTTAAACACCAATACCAAAATGTATGTGTTTGATCCGGTGTTTGTTCCGGTCTCCTGATCGTACATGCGTCTCACTTTGAAGGTTTTATCCATGAAGACCACCTTCGCGAGCTCCTCACCACCATGGGCGACCGTTTCACAGACGAGGAGGTCGACGAGCTTTTCCGCGAGGCACCGATCGACAAGAAAGGAAACTTCAATTACACAGAGTTCACCCGCATCCTCAAGCACGGGGCCAAAGACAAGGATGACAtataaatcaaaacaaaaaacaggataCAGAACAGGAGTTATTCAAATCTGGACTATTATAAAAAAGCTGATGATCTTACTGTGCCTGCATACACACTCCAGGGCTTCTTTTGCACACACAGGTTAAGCCAATTGCTGAAACAGAGAGATATTAAAATTAAGGAATCTTATTCACATCTTATTCATTTAGTCTGTGATCCATCCTGGTTTAATGTCTGTCTGCAAATCCATCCCCTGATCAGCTTCACAAAGGCTTCATTCTGTCATATTGACTGTATGTCCatataatcattttttacaatcgaaaaaataataattcacctattgttgtattgttttaaatttggACATGAACACAATCTCTGACTCTCTTTCTTTGTCGAAACTAA is from Clarias gariepinus isolate MV-2021 ecotype Netherlands chromosome 22, CGAR_prim_01v2, whole genome shotgun sequence and encodes:
- the myl9a gene encoding myosin regulatory light polypeptide 9, encoding MSAAKRAKGKTTKKRPQRATSNVFAMFDQSQIQEFKEAFNMIDQNRDGFIDKEDLHDMLASLGKNPSDEYLEGMMSEAPGPINFTMFLTMFGERLNGTDPEDVIRNAFTCFDEDGSGFIHEDHLRELLTTMGDRFTDEEVDELFREAPIDKKGNFNYTEFTRILKHGAKDKDDI